One window from the genome of Osmerus mordax isolate fOsmMor3 chromosome 19, fOsmMor3.pri, whole genome shotgun sequence encodes:
- the timm22 gene encoding mitochondrial import inner membrane translocase subunit Tim22 produces the protein MATTVDGGSAPVPGAQGSAPADLSADSEQFQYSMLLEHLIGEKRQIKDLNPTVMGGLPTPFKSDEEKMIQRGMESCAFKAVLACVGGFVLGGAFGVFTAGIDTNVGFDPKDPMKTPSAREVLKDMGQRGMSYAKNFAVIGAMFSCTECIIESHRGKTDWKNAVYSGCVTGGLIGSRAGLKAGVLGCGGFAAFSAAIEYYLR, from the exons ATGGCGACGACCGTGGATGGTGGAAGTGCTCCTGTTCCAGGCGCTCAAGGCTCAGCCCCGGCTGATCTGAGTGCCGATAGTGAGCAGTTCCAATACAGTATGCTTCTGGAACACTTAATCGGGGAAAAAAGGCAAATCAAGGATCTAAACCCTACTGTTATGGGAGGACTTCCAACCCCATTCAAATCCGATGAGGAAAAGATGATACAACGGGGAATGGAGAGCTGTGCTTTCAAAGCAGTCCTGGCGTGTGTTGGAG GCTTTGTCCTTGGAGGAGCTTTTGGTGTTTTCACTGCAGGCATAGACACCAACGTGGGGTTTGATCCCAAAGACCCAATGAAAACCCCCTCAGCACGAGAGGTCCTCAAAGACATGGGCCAGAGGGGGATGTCATATGCCAAGAACTTTGCGGTTATTGGCGCCATGTTCTCCTGTACAGAGTGCATCATCGAATCA CACAGGGGTAAAACAGACTGGAAGAATGCAGTGTACAGTGGCTGTGTAACTGGTGGATTGATTGGATCCCGAG CGGGTTTGAAGGCAGGGGTGCTCGGATGTGGAGGCTTTGCAGCCTTTTCTGCTGCAATTGAGTATTATCTTAGATGA